In one window of Psychrobacter sp. P2G3 DNA:
- a CDS encoding acyl-CoA dehydrogenase C-terminal domain-containing protein yields the protein MLTYKAPLRDIKFLINDVFDFQTHYKDLDNGANADPETIDMILQGMADFSENVLAPLYQPADEEGCHFENGEVTTPKGFKEAYNQFIEGGWQGISYPEEYGGMNLPMSINLIKSEMIGTANWPWAMYPGLSTGCINTLMQYGTDEQKQTYLHKLVDGSWAGTMCLTEPQCGTDLGQVKSKAIPQEDGSYKLSGTKIFISSGEHDLTENIVHIVLARLPDAPEGTRGISLFIVPKFLPNAEGEIGERNGVTCGSIEHKMGISSSSTCVLNFDNAVGYLIGEPNKGLKAMFTFMNTARIGTGIQGLAHTELSFQNALPYAKERRSMRALSGTKDPEKVADAIIHHADVRRMLLTQKAFAEGGRSMIYHSARYADKMAQGVANGDDEEFEKWDDKLGFYTPILKGFLTELGIEAAKHGQQIYGGHGYIKEWGMELIARDARIATLYEGTTGVQALDLLGRKVILQSKGKIIRDYTSSIMKWCGEYALDKDMRKFVWALTKLCAEWNTLTVRLMLMARKDREIISAASEDFLMYSGYAMMGYHWARMAAVAYDKLENGGAESPEFYKAKIQTAEFYFDKILPRTSGHAESMVAPSESMTAMDIENFAFLD from the coding sequence ATGTTAACTTACAAAGCTCCTTTACGTGACATTAAGTTTTTGATTAATGATGTTTTTGACTTTCAAACTCACTATAAAGATTTAGACAACGGCGCAAATGCTGACCCTGAAACGATCGATATGATCTTACAAGGTATGGCTGATTTTTCTGAAAACGTTCTAGCCCCTCTGTATCAGCCTGCTGATGAAGAAGGTTGTCATTTTGAAAACGGCGAAGTAACGACGCCAAAAGGCTTTAAAGAAGCTTATAACCAGTTTATAGAAGGTGGCTGGCAAGGGATTTCTTATCCTGAAGAGTACGGCGGCATGAACTTGCCAATGTCCATCAACCTAATCAAATCTGAAATGATTGGTACGGCCAACTGGCCTTGGGCAATGTACCCTGGTCTATCGACAGGTTGTATCAATACATTGATGCAATACGGTACTGACGAGCAAAAACAGACGTACTTGCATAAGCTGGTTGACGGCTCATGGGCAGGTACTATGTGCCTAACTGAGCCACAGTGTGGTACAGATTTGGGACAAGTTAAGTCGAAAGCAATCCCGCAAGAAGATGGTAGCTATAAGCTTAGCGGTACCAAAATTTTTATCTCAAGCGGTGAGCATGATTTAACCGAAAACATCGTTCACATTGTATTAGCACGCCTACCTGATGCTCCTGAAGGCACGCGCGGTATCTCTCTATTTATCGTACCAAAATTCCTGCCTAATGCTGAAGGCGAAATTGGCGAGCGTAATGGCGTAACTTGTGGCTCTATCGAGCACAAAATGGGTATCAGCTCTTCATCAACGTGTGTGTTGAACTTTGATAATGCTGTTGGTTATCTAATTGGTGAGCCCAATAAAGGCCTTAAAGCGATGTTCACTTTTATGAATACCGCTCGTATTGGTACTGGTATCCAAGGTCTGGCACATACTGAGCTGTCATTCCAAAATGCTCTACCTTATGCCAAAGAGCGTCGCTCTATGCGCGCCCTATCAGGTACCAAAGATCCTGAAAAAGTTGCGGATGCTATCATTCATCATGCTGACGTACGTCGTATGCTGTTGACCCAAAAAGCCTTTGCTGAAGGCGGTCGTTCAATGATTTATCACTCAGCACGTTATGCGGATAAGATGGCACAAGGCGTGGCTAATGGTGATGATGAAGAGTTCGAAAAATGGGATGATAAACTAGGCTTTTATACGCCAATCCTAAAAGGCTTCTTGACCGAACTAGGTATCGAAGCAGCCAAACACGGTCAGCAAATCTACGGTGGTCACGGCTACATTAAAGAATGGGGTATGGAGCTAATCGCTCGTGATGCACGTATCGCAACCTTGTATGAAGGCACGACTGGCGTACAGGCGCTTGATTTATTAGGCCGTAAGGTTATCTTGCAGTCAAAAGGTAAAATCATTCGTGACTATACTTCAAGCATCATGAAATGGTGCGGTGAGTATGCACTTGATAAAGATATGCGTAAATTCGTTTGGGCATTAACTAAGTTATGTGCAGAGTGGAATACGCTTACGGTACGCTTGATGCTGATGGCACGTAAAGACCGTGAAATCATCTCAGCAGCGTCAGAAGACTTCTTAATGTATTCAGGCTACGCCATGATGGGCTATCATTGGGCACGTATGGCGGCAGTGGCCTATGACAAGCTAGAAAACGGCGGCGCTGAGTCACCAGAATTCTATAAAGCCAAAATCCAAACCGCAGAGTTTTACTTTGACAAAATCTTGCCACGTACTTCAGGTCATGCCGAAAGTATGGTTGCGCCAAGTGAAAGTATGACAGCGATGGATATTGAGAACTTTGCTTTCTTAGACTAA
- a CDS encoding aminotransferase class IV, producing the protein MTADSNSSDSNSNVSKWQCLHPQSDALDATIDSTMLTPDNRGLAYGDGFFTTIGVIDGLILWQDYHYQRLVSHAHALQLAVDSDSLLATLQAHAQLLQQGVIKVIVTRTVQAVRGYGFVANVAASPCEIWCKATAMTINTAQHTYLPDGNSLLIQPMTSAICLTAQLACLPPPLAGLKSLNRLDSVLASGELQRLKAKSLESNIELGFDKGLDVGEGLVRDMSGSWVEGTMSNVFYQLSASQLANNAQSLENFATSENSYSNNDVNNDASYSLDGQWFTPPLTQSGVAGVMRQVIIDAFAKTETPVIMRALNDDDLPNLRGLFFCNALRGVMPVTSLTLLSGEVLSF; encoded by the coding sequence ATGACAGCTGATTCCAATAGCAGTGATTCCAATAGCAATGTATCTAAATGGCAGTGTCTACATCCGCAGTCTGATGCACTGGACGCGACTATAGATAGCACTATGCTAACGCCAGACAATCGCGGATTGGCTTATGGAGATGGGTTTTTTACTACCATAGGTGTCATTGACGGTTTGATATTGTGGCAAGACTATCATTACCAAAGACTTGTCTCTCATGCTCATGCATTACAGTTAGCCGTCGATAGCGACTCGCTACTGGCCACTTTGCAAGCTCATGCTCAGCTGCTACAGCAGGGCGTGATAAAAGTCATCGTCACGCGTACTGTACAAGCTGTGCGCGGTTATGGTTTTGTCGCAAATGTGGCTGCTAGCCCTTGTGAAATCTGGTGTAAAGCAACGGCTATGACTATTAATACGGCTCAGCATACCTATCTACCAGATGGGAACAGTCTATTAATACAACCCATGACATCAGCCATATGTTTAACCGCACAACTTGCTTGCTTGCCGCCACCTTTAGCAGGTCTCAAAAGCCTTAATCGACTGGACAGTGTACTTGCTAGTGGTGAGCTACAACGTCTCAAAGCCAAATCATTAGAATCTAATATAGAATTAGGCTTTGATAAAGGGTTAGACGTTGGTGAAGGATTGGTGCGTGATATGAGCGGTAGTTGGGTGGAAGGCACGATGAGTAATGTCTTTTATCAACTGTCAGCTTCGCAATTGGCAAACAATGCGCAATCGCTAGAAAATTTTGCCACTAGTGAAAATTCTTATTCAAATAATGATGTAAATAATGATGCAAGCTACTCGCTAGACGGACAGTGGTTTACACCGCCGTTGACGCAATCTGGTGTCGCTGGGGTGATGCGCCAAGTCATTATTGACGCTTTCGCTAAGACTGAGACGCCAGTTATCATGCGTGCGTTAAATGATGATGATTTGCCAAATTTACGTGGTTTATTCTTTTGCAATGCCCTGCGTGGTGTCATGCCAGTGACAAGTCTGACTTTGTTGTCGGGAGAAGTTTTAAGCTTTTAG
- the ybaK gene encoding Cys-tRNA(Pro) deacylase encodes MTPAIKIAKQRRLDYQLHEYTHDSSAASFGLEAAEKLGVKAEQVFKTLVVETDAGTLAVALVPVDNTLNFKKMVKALSVDKVLPCKKVQMADPKKVARSTGYVLGGVSPLGQKKRLITIIDISAKDQSTIYVSAGRRGLEIELPPSQLAETLSARFEDITDG; translated from the coding sequence ATGACTCCTGCTATTAAAATTGCCAAACAGCGTCGCCTTGATTATCAGCTGCACGAATATACTCATGACAGTAGTGCAGCGTCTTTTGGCTTAGAAGCTGCTGAAAAGCTCGGTGTGAAAGCTGAGCAAGTGTTCAAAACGTTGGTGGTAGAAACGGATGCTGGCACGTTAGCTGTTGCTCTTGTACCAGTTGATAATACATTGAACTTTAAAAAAATGGTCAAAGCGCTATCTGTTGATAAAGTGCTGCCCTGTAAAAAAGTACAAATGGCAGACCCCAAAAAAGTCGCACGTAGTACGGGCTATGTGTTGGGCGGTGTCAGTCCGCTGGGGCAAAAAAAGCGTTTAATAACAATAATAGATATATCGGCTAAAGACCAATCAACCATTTATGTCAGTGCTGGGCGTCGTGGGCTTGAGATTGAGTTGCCACCATCGCAACTAGCCGAAACGCTTAGCGCTCGTTTTGAAGATATAACTGATGGCTGA
- the plsB gene encoding glycerol-3-phosphate 1-O-acyltransferase PlsB — protein MIPSFLKNKLLKNRTSKAPAAPDATKSSVATSYTNAPINQLYRKVSGQALDVAVKAKLLGELPEFDTNDQTLTFYVLQDYSRSNSILIDLQTQEYKLPPALMGVKDSTHDVNENAAIIFLHHPKSKDHQLSPRLSRLVAASLQHPDLQIRLVPVSILWGRAPEKEDSLFKLLMTDNWQDPSITKQLFNIGVMGRDTFVQFHEPQDLRTIIHDSLYEGQTDELKVSSIADSRNTRHALVPAADANRELVRILQQQLNTYLDKQRATMLGPDLSDRRNLVDKLIYSPAIQHAAQIEADEKGISVREARGLARKYANEMVNDYSHPIIRVFDRFLTWLWTQLYDGVEVHHFERVRKLATDHEIIYVPCHRSHVDYLLLSYVIYKRGLSIPYVAAGDNLDVPVLGPLLRGAVAFFIRRSFRGNALYTAVLREYMHTLITRNTPIEYFIEGGRSRSGRLLPPKMGMLAMTIHSQLRKTNKPVVFIPTYIGYERIMEGGTYIGELKGKPKESESLIGLLKVGRKIERIFGNVHLSFGTPLHLSDFLQKFDVAADSLPVDRTDTPLDEKASAMVDNIGVKIMQHINKAAVVNPVSLLSLVLLSAPKAALDEDICREQIALYQGIARHMPYSDDTVVTDMSPQKIIDYGIKLKLIERIPHILGDIIQVAGKQAALLSYFRNNILHVFILLSFLAALVARNGRVNRNRLDDIVIQMYPFLQSELFLYYPAHGLMDTLNQKIDNLIAHGLIIDLGDGMLSVPDANSSCYQQLEVLAAPVEQSLERYFMTLALLSQQGSGNLTTEEVVDLCHLLGQRLSVLYADDIPDFFDRSLFLSFVTALTRLDYLQIDDETGALNFDQRIDDIAHHAKYVLSPDMMQILQQVASLDDDEIAHAITEISNKKQRKFGRKR, from the coding sequence ATGATACCCAGTTTCTTAAAAAACAAGCTCCTAAAAAACCGAACGTCTAAAGCGCCAGCAGCACCTGATGCGACTAAGTCATCGGTTGCGACGTCTTATACCAATGCGCCTATCAATCAGCTTTACCGAAAAGTGTCAGGACAAGCGCTTGATGTCGCCGTTAAGGCAAAACTATTGGGCGAGTTGCCGGAATTTGATACCAATGATCAAACGCTGACTTTCTATGTACTGCAAGATTATTCGCGCTCAAACAGTATTTTGATTGACCTGCAAACTCAGGAATACAAGCTACCGCCTGCATTGATGGGTGTCAAAGATAGCACACATGATGTTAATGAAAATGCAGCTATTATATTTTTGCATCACCCCAAATCTAAAGACCATCAGTTATCCCCGCGCTTATCGCGTCTGGTTGCTGCTAGCTTGCAACATCCAGATTTGCAAATACGACTGGTACCAGTGTCTATTCTTTGGGGTCGCGCGCCTGAAAAAGAAGATTCGTTATTTAAATTGTTAATGACCGATAACTGGCAAGATCCGAGCATCACTAAGCAATTGTTCAATATTGGCGTTATGGGACGTGATACCTTTGTCCAGTTTCATGAACCGCAAGACTTGCGTACTATTATTCATGATAGTTTGTACGAAGGACAAACGGATGAGCTGAAAGTATCTAGTATTGCAGATAGCCGAAATACGCGCCATGCATTAGTTCCAGCAGCAGACGCTAACCGTGAATTGGTACGCATCTTACAGCAACAACTTAATACTTATCTGGATAAGCAGCGCGCCACTATGCTTGGTCCGGATCTATCAGATCGGCGCAATTTGGTAGATAAGCTCATCTATTCACCTGCTATCCAGCATGCCGCACAGATTGAAGCTGACGAAAAAGGCATTAGTGTGCGCGAAGCTCGCGGGCTTGCTAGAAAATACGCCAATGAAATGGTTAATGACTACTCTCACCCTATTATTCGGGTCTTTGACAGATTTTTGACATGGTTATGGACGCAATTATATGATGGCGTCGAAGTCCATCATTTTGAGCGCGTACGTAAGCTTGCGACCGATCATGAGATTATCTACGTGCCCTGCCATCGTAGCCATGTTGATTATTTATTATTATCCTACGTCATTTATAAGCGCGGTCTGAGTATTCCTTATGTGGCTGCCGGTGACAATTTAGATGTACCAGTACTAGGGCCATTATTACGCGGTGCGGTAGCGTTCTTCATTCGTCGTAGCTTTCGCGGTAATGCCCTTTATACCGCGGTATTACGTGAGTATATGCACACCCTTATTACCCGCAATACGCCCATTGAATACTTTATCGAAGGCGGCCGCTCACGCTCAGGACGCTTGCTACCGCCGAAGATGGGTATGCTGGCGATGACCATACATAGTCAGCTCCGCAAAACCAATAAGCCTGTAGTCTTTATTCCAACCTATATTGGTTATGAGCGCATTATGGAAGGTGGTACTTATATTGGCGAGCTTAAAGGTAAGCCAAAAGAGTCAGAATCTTTAATTGGATTACTAAAAGTTGGTCGCAAAATTGAGCGTATCTTTGGTAATGTCCATTTAAGCTTTGGCACGCCATTGCACTTAAGCGACTTCCTACAAAAATTCGATGTCGCTGCTGATAGCCTACCTGTTGATCGTACCGATACGCCACTCGATGAAAAAGCCAGCGCCATGGTTGACAATATCGGCGTGAAAATCATGCAGCATATCAACAAGGCTGCTGTCGTCAATCCGGTATCGCTATTATCATTGGTACTCTTATCAGCACCAAAAGCTGCGCTTGATGAAGATATCTGCCGCGAACAAATCGCTTTGTATCAAGGTATCGCACGTCATATGCCCTACTCTGATGATACGGTCGTTACAGATATGAGCCCGCAGAAAATTATCGATTATGGTATCAAACTCAAGCTTATCGAACGTATACCGCATATCTTAGGTGATATTATTCAAGTCGCTGGTAAGCAAGCAGCGCTATTAAGCTACTTCCGTAATAACATTTTGCACGTGTTTATTTTACTGTCATTCTTAGCAGCACTAGTTGCACGTAATGGCCGCGTTAATCGCAATCGCCTTGATGACATCGTTATCCAGATGTATCCCTTCTTACAAAGTGAGCTGTTTTTATACTATCCAGCGCACGGTCTAATGGATACGCTTAATCAAAAAATCGACAACCTCATCGCCCATGGTCTAATTATCGATTTAGGTGATGGTATGCTTAGTGTGCCAGATGCTAATAGCAGCTGCTATCAACAGCTTGAAGTGCTCGCAGCTCCTGTTGAACAAAGCCTTGAGCGTTACTTTATGACCTTAGCTTTATTATCTCAACAAGGCTCAGGTAACTTGACAACAGAAGAGGTGGTCGACTTGTGCCATCTGTTAGGTCAGCGCTTATCAGTGTTATATGCTGATGATATTCCGGACTTCTTTGATCGCTCCTTGTTTTTAAGTTTTGTCACCGCACTTACTCGACTTGATTATCTACAGATAGATGACGAAACGGGTGCATTAAACTTTGATCAGCGTATTGATGATATCGCTCACCATGCCAAATATGTGCTGAGTCCTGATATGATGCAAATTTTGCAACAAGTGGCCAGTCTTGATGATGATGAAATTGCTCATGCTATTACTGAGATTAGTAATAAAAAGCAGCGTAAATTTGGCCGTAAGCGTTAA
- a CDS encoding 5-carboxymethyl-2-hydroxymuconate Delta-isomerase, whose protein sequence is MPHLTIQATPNVSIPHEESLLKSLNKVLWDSGHFGKPTDIKARIIPIETFLVGVEDDEQAHGFIYAHLKLMPGRDSSVREQLAQLLTTTIEEVLSKEQSGRAALQICVEVEEISPIYQKKILGS, encoded by the coding sequence ATGCCACATTTAACCATTCAAGCAACGCCTAATGTCAGTATCCCTCACGAAGAGTCGTTACTCAAATCTCTAAATAAAGTGCTATGGGATAGTGGTCACTTCGGTAAACCGACTGATATTAAAGCGCGGATAATCCCTATCGAAACGTTTTTGGTAGGAGTTGAAGATGATGAGCAGGCACATGGTTTTATTTACGCGCACTTAAAATTGATGCCAGGACGTGACAGTAGTGTCCGTGAGCAGTTGGCACAACTACTAACGACCACGATAGAGGAGGTATTAAGCAAGGAGCAATCGGGACGCGCGGCGCTACAAATCTGCGTCGAGGTAGAAGAGATTAGTCCTATTTATCAAAAGAAAATTCTCGGTAGCTAA
- a CDS encoding DpnD/PcfM family protein: protein MIKKEIKATKTFQIEIVETISNIVEVVAENEQEALLRAQEMYRNEEVILDSEDYIDTKFNIFEWE, encoded by the coding sequence ATGATAAAAAAAGAGATAAAAGCCACGAAAACATTTCAGATAGAAATTGTCGAGACCATAAGTAATATAGTAGAAGTTGTGGCTGAAAATGAGCAAGAAGCGCTGTTAAGAGCACAGGAAATGTATCGGAATGAAGAAGTTATTTTGGATTCAGAAGACTATATTGACACTAAATTTAATATTTTTGAATGGGAATAA
- a CDS encoding FUSC family protein, with amino-acid sequence MLAYIKHLIRGELDHLLSVNQSRRPWHMPIIAAISISFPVFVGAYFGVLPAGIKASLGAMVILNLPFAGSLPYRLVTVMAWSFAMTLCFALGLIAQQIPVIKLPVFALIAFGVVVFGRYYRQPPPAGLFVMMAGAIALFIPVSAEQILSATGLVMLGSGFSMFMALLYTLFLLATRASTSVPVYSYEPDTISDSMIVASFVSLALLIAVVLDMPYPYWAAVSCFIIIQGIQMRTIWIKQLHRLLGTLVGMAVAGWMLSWNLSRWEVALAIFLMMLCIESLVDRHYGLAVILITPLTIFIAEYGSVTSLAQASVEEVIRARMFDTALGCVVGLSGGLAIHSAKLRAPLRRIEKWLLVRFA; translated from the coding sequence ATGCTCGCTTATATCAAACACTTAATCCGTGGGGAGCTTGACCATCTGTTGTCTGTCAATCAGAGTCGTCGCCCGTGGCACATGCCGATTATCGCCGCTATTTCCATTAGCTTTCCAGTCTTTGTGGGCGCTTACTTTGGCGTACTACCTGCAGGAATTAAGGCCTCGTTAGGGGCAATGGTTATATTAAACCTGCCCTTCGCAGGCTCGTTGCCTTATCGTTTGGTGACGGTGATGGCATGGAGCTTTGCAATGACGTTGTGCTTTGCGCTTGGGCTGATTGCGCAGCAAATTCCAGTGATCAAGCTGCCAGTATTTGCGCTCATAGCTTTTGGGGTTGTCGTCTTTGGGCGTTATTATCGTCAGCCACCGCCCGCAGGCTTGTTCGTCATGATGGCAGGTGCTATTGCCTTATTTATCCCTGTATCAGCTGAGCAAATACTGTCAGCGACAGGGCTTGTGATGTTGGGTAGTGGTTTTTCGATGTTTATGGCGCTTTTGTATACGCTATTTTTATTAGCAACGCGTGCCTCTACTTCTGTGCCCGTCTATAGTTATGAGCCAGACACGATTAGCGACAGCATGATCGTTGCAAGCTTTGTCAGCTTGGCATTACTGATAGCAGTAGTGCTGGATATGCCTTATCCCTATTGGGCAGCGGTCAGCTGTTTTATTATTATCCAAGGCATACAGATGCGTACGATATGGATTAAACAGCTCCATCGTTTATTAGGTACGCTAGTAGGAATGGCGGTCGCTGGTTGGATGCTGTCTTGGAACTTATCAAGGTGGGAGGTGGCGCTGGCAATATTTCTTATGATGCTTTGTATTGAGTCGCTGGTCGATCGTCATTATGGGCTAGCAGTGATACTTATCACGCCCTTGACGATATTTATCGCCGAGTATGGCAGTGTTACCTCGCTTGCGCAGGCGAGTGTTGAAGAAGTCATTCGTGCACGGATGTTCGATACTGCGTTGGGCTGCGTGGTTGGTTTGAGTGGAGGTTTGGCAATACATTCAGCAAAGCTACGAGCACCGCTAAGACGTATAGAGAAATGGCTATTAGTACGCTTTGCTTAG
- the aroE gene encoding shikimate dehydrogenase: protein MTQHFIVIGNPIAHSKSPEIHQVFAAQAGIDISYQRQYCPDDNASFGAVVEAFFNGGGVGANVTVPFKQVAYALCESQGGLSEHARVAGAVNTLLLKNDESKKDHLQKINALYGDNTDGQGLVNHIISLGWPLAQARVAIIGAGGAARGVILPLIQAGIGQLTIANRTLNKAEVLVEELSAASDAINKHAIETCATTELTGQFDLIINATSIGLSGDTLPIADDLNCHYAYDMMYGRALPFLQHFAARGAQTSDGYGMLIGQAALSFERWTAHTIDVVKATEILKQASK from the coding sequence ATGACCCAGCACTTTATCGTTATTGGCAACCCTATTGCCCACAGTAAATCCCCAGAGATTCATCAAGTATTTGCGGCACAAGCTGGTATTGATATCAGCTACCAGCGCCAATATTGTCCTGATGATAATGCTAGCTTTGGCGCGGTGGTTGAAGCGTTTTTTAATGGTGGCGGTGTGGGCGCCAACGTGACAGTACCCTTTAAACAGGTCGCTTATGCATTATGCGAATCACAGGGCGGGTTATCTGAACATGCGCGTGTCGCAGGCGCAGTCAATACGCTACTTTTAAAAAATGACGAATCAAAAAAAGATCATTTGCAAAAAATTAATGCGCTATATGGTGATAATACTGATGGTCAAGGCTTGGTCAATCATATCATCAGCTTGGGTTGGCCACTTGCGCAAGCACGTGTCGCTATCATTGGGGCAGGCGGTGCGGCACGCGGCGTGATATTGCCACTTATCCAAGCTGGTATCGGACAGCTGACTATCGCTAATCGTACCTTGAATAAAGCTGAAGTTTTAGTGGAAGAGCTTAGTGCAGCAAGCGATGCGATTAACAAGCATGCGATTGAAACTTGCGCGACGACTGAGCTGACTGGGCAATTTGACCTAATTATTAATGCGACTTCTATCGGGTTATCAGGTGACACTTTGCCTATCGCTGATGATTTAAATTGCCATTATGCCTATGACATGATGTATGGACGCGCACTGCCCTTTTTGCAGCATTTCGCAGCGCGCGGTGCGCAAACTTCAGATGGCTACGGAATGCTAATCGGACAAGCTGCGTTAAGTTTTGAGCGTTGGACCGCTCATACTATTGATGTAGTGAAAGCGACTGAGATATTGAAGCAAGCATCAAAGTAG
- the ettA gene encoding energy-dependent translational throttle protein EttA, whose product MAQYIYTMNNVSKLVPPKREILKNINLSFFPGAKIGVLGINGSGKSTLLRIMAGVDTEFSGEARAQTGTKIGYLPQEPQLDDSKDVRGNVEDGMREALDALARLDAIYAEYAEPDADFDKLAEEQGKMEDIIQAWDAHNLNTQLEKAADALRLPPWDADVSKLSGGEKRRVALCRLLLSRPDMLLLDEPTNHLDAESVAWLEQFLQNYSGTIVAITHDRYFLDNVAQWILELDRGHGYPYEGNYTEWLEQKNTRLEQQNKQEESFAKALKKELEWIRKNQKGQQAKSKSRVQRFEELNSQEFQKRNETSEIYIPPGPRLGNKVIEVNNISKSFGDRLLYENLSFNVPAGAIVGIIGPNGAGKTTLFNMITERDTPDTGSVDLGESVSVAYVGQVRDNLDDSKTVWEEISDGLDIITVGDYTTPSRAYIGRFNFKGSDQQKHVGQLSGGERNRLQLAKTLKQGANVLLLDEPSNDLDIETLRALEDAIQVFPGTVMVVSHDRWFLDRIATHILAFEDEGPVWFDGNYSEFETYRKKTMGDDASPKRMKYKKIST is encoded by the coding sequence ATGGCTCAATATATTTACACGATGAACAACGTGTCAAAACTTGTTCCACCTAAGCGTGAAATCCTAAAGAACATCAACCTATCGTTTTTCCCTGGCGCTAAAATCGGTGTACTCGGTATCAACGGTTCGGGTAAATCAACCTTGCTACGCATTATGGCGGGCGTGGATACTGAATTCAGTGGTGAAGCACGCGCGCAAACGGGCACCAAAATTGGCTATTTGCCGCAGGAACCACAGCTTGATGACAGTAAAGACGTCCGTGGTAACGTTGAAGACGGTATGCGCGAAGCGTTAGATGCGCTCGCTCGTCTAGATGCGATCTATGCCGAATACGCTGAACCTGATGCAGATTTTGATAAGCTTGCCGAAGAACAGGGCAAGATGGAAGACATCATTCAAGCATGGGATGCGCATAACTTAAATACTCAGCTAGAAAAAGCCGCCGATGCGCTACGTCTGCCGCCATGGGATGCTGACGTCAGTAAACTATCTGGTGGTGAAAAACGCCGTGTCGCCCTATGCCGTCTGCTATTGTCACGTCCTGATATGCTATTACTTGACGAACCAACCAACCATTTGGACGCCGAATCTGTCGCATGGCTAGAGCAGTTCTTGCAGAACTACAGCGGTACGATCGTTGCTATTACCCATGATCGTTATTTCTTGGATAATGTCGCTCAATGGATTTTGGAGCTGGATCGTGGCCATGGCTATCCGTACGAAGGCAACTATACTGAGTGGCTAGAGCAGAAGAACACCCGTCTAGAGCAGCAGAATAAACAAGAAGAATCCTTTGCTAAAGCGCTGAAAAAAGAGCTTGAGTGGATTCGTAAAAATCAAAAAGGTCAACAGGCTAAGTCTAAATCTCGTGTACAGCGTTTTGAAGAATTAAACTCACAAGAGTTCCAAAAGCGTAACGAGACCTCTGAGATTTATATTCCACCAGGTCCACGTCTAGGTAATAAAGTCATCGAAGTAAACAACATCTCCAAGTCATTCGGTGATCGTTTGCTTTATGAAAACCTAAGCTTTAACGTGCCAGCGGGCGCTATCGTCGGTATCATCGGTCCAAATGGTGCGGGTAAAACCACGCTATTTAACATGATTACTGAACGTGATACGCCAGATACTGGTTCCGTCGATTTGGGTGAGAGTGTCAGCGTTGCCTATGTTGGTCAGGTACGTGACAACTTAGACGATAGCAAAACTGTTTGGGAGGAGATCTCCGACGGTCTAGATATTATTACTGTTGGCGATTATACGACGCCAAGTCGCGCTTATATTGGTCGCTTTAACTTTAAAGGTTCAGACCAACAAAAACACGTTGGTCAATTGTCTGGTGGTGAGCGTAACCGCTTGCAACTTGCTAAGACCCTAAAGCAGGGTGCGAACGTATTGCTTCTTGATGAACCATCAAACGATTTGGATATCGAAACCTTACGTGCGCTAGAAGATGCGATTCAAGTATTCCCAGGTACGGTAATGGTCGTCTCGCATGATCGCTGGTTCCTTGACCGTATTGCGACTCATATCTTGGCATTCGAAGATGAAGGTCCTGTTTGGTTCGATGGTAACTACTCTGAGTTTGAAACGTATCGCAAAAAGACCATGGGCGATGATGCCAGTCCTAAGCGTATGAAGTACAAGAAAATTTCTACCTAG